One region of Bosea sp. 29B genomic DNA includes:
- a CDS encoding tripartite tricarboxylate transporter substrate binding protein: MSRFTLDRRALLGGLGAALALPAAGRAQGAWPQGRTPKLVVPFTPGGATDILGRLVADKVGQALGATFVVENRAGAGGNIGVEAVARSEPNGDTLLIVSVGLVANPALYAKVNYDPLTDFAPITMVALVPNLLVVSPTLKVKDTAELIAYGKANPGKLTYASSGVGTSIHLAGELFQKLTGIKMVHVPYRGSAQAMQDLIGGRVDLMFDNITAALPQVRAGTVRGFGVTTAQRAPTASDFPPINDLVPGFDVSSWFALFAPAKTPQAIVDRMQAETKAAIADPVVRGKMDQLAAQPVGNTPAELAAFVRAEQTKWVGLIREVGIKAE, translated from the coding sequence ATGAGCCGTTTCACACTCGACCGCCGCGCCTTGCTCGGCGGCCTCGGCGCCGCGCTCGCCTTGCCCGCGGCTGGCCGCGCACAGGGCGCCTGGCCGCAAGGGCGCACGCCCAAACTGGTCGTGCCGTTCACGCCCGGCGGCGCCACCGATATCCTCGGACGGCTGGTTGCCGACAAGGTCGGCCAGGCGCTCGGCGCGACCTTCGTGGTCGAGAACCGGGCGGGTGCCGGCGGCAATATCGGCGTCGAGGCGGTGGCGCGGTCCGAGCCGAACGGTGACACCCTGCTGATCGTCTCAGTCGGCCTCGTCGCCAATCCGGCGCTCTACGCCAAGGTCAACTACGACCCGCTGACTGATTTCGCTCCGATCACCATGGTCGCGCTGGTGCCGAACCTGCTCGTCGTCAGCCCGACGCTGAAGGTCAAGGACACAGCCGAGCTGATCGCCTATGGCAAGGCCAATCCCGGCAAGCTGACCTATGCCTCCTCCGGTGTCGGCACCTCGATCCACCTCGCCGGCGAACTCTTCCAGAAGCTGACCGGCATCAAGATGGTGCATGTGCCCTATCGCGGCTCGGCGCAGGCGATGCAGGACCTGATCGGCGGGCGCGTCGACCTGATGTTCGACAACATCACCGCCGCCCTGCCCCAAGTCCGCGCCGGCACGGTGCGCGGCTTCGGCGTCACCACCGCGCAGCGTGCACCGACCGCCTCCGATTTTCCGCCGATCAACGACCTTGTGCCGGGCTTCGACGTCTCCTCCTGGTTCGCCCTGTTCGCGCCGGCGAAGACGCCACAAGCGATCGTCGACCGGATGCAGGCCGAGACCAAGGCCGCGATCGCCGACCCCGTGGTGCGCGGCAAGATGGACCAGCTCGCTGCCCAGCCGGTCGGCAACACACCGGCCGAGCTCGCCGCCTTCGTTCGTGCCGAGCAGACGAAATGGGTCGGCCTGATCCGCGAGGTCGGCATCAAGGCGGAGTAG
- the mepA gene encoding penicillin-insensitive murein endopeptidase, whose amino-acid sequence MQTLRRFAPLILLPLLMITGAARAQSTGEAEAKTRAANIAAYPDAARALFGQKTTPAALRARSIGSYARGCLAGATALPVDGENWQVMRLARNRNWGHPELISFLEHFAREVPKITGWPGLLVGDISQPRGGPMLTGHASHQIGLDADIWLTPMPRKRLDSDDRENMSAVNMARSDWRDVNPKNWTPAHTRLIKAAASEPKVERIFVNPALKVALCREAGSDKAWLGKVRPIWGHNYHFHIRLSCPPGMEGCQGQEPPNFGDGCGAELDGWVEKQYQAIFNPPKPKPGPKPKPKPPMSLDALPAECRQVLVSR is encoded by the coding sequence ATGCAAACGCTTCGTCGCTTCGCCCCCCTGATTCTCCTGCCGTTGCTCATGATCACGGGAGCTGCGCGCGCCCAGTCCACCGGCGAGGCGGAGGCGAAGACCCGCGCTGCCAATATCGCGGCGTACCCGGATGCAGCCCGTGCCCTGTTCGGCCAGAAGACCACGCCGGCCGCCTTGAGGGCGCGCTCGATCGGCTCCTATGCCCGCGGCTGCCTGGCCGGCGCGACGGCGCTGCCGGTCGATGGCGAGAACTGGCAGGTCATGCGCCTCGCCCGCAACCGCAACTGGGGCCACCCCGAGCTGATCTCCTTCCTCGAGCATTTCGCTCGCGAGGTGCCGAAGATCACCGGCTGGCCTGGCCTCCTGGTCGGCGACATCTCGCAGCCGCGCGGCGGGCCGATGCTGACCGGCCACGCCTCGCACCAGATCGGGCTCGATGCCGATATCTGGCTGACGCCGATGCCGAGGAAGCGGCTCGACAGCGACGACCGCGAGAACATGTCGGCGGTCAACATGGCTCGCTCCGACTGGCGCGACGTCAATCCGAAGAACTGGACGCCGGCGCATACCCGGCTGATCAAGGCGGCGGCGAGCGAGCCCAAGGTTGAGCGCATCTTCGTCAATCCGGCGCTCAAGGTCGCGCTCTGCCGCGAGGCCGGCTCGGACAAGGCCTGGCTGGGCAAGGTCCGGCCGATCTGGGGCCACAACTACCACTTCCATATCCGGCTGAGCTGCCCGCCCGGCATGGAGGGCTGCCAGGGCCAGGAACCGCCCAATTTCGGCGATGGCTGCGGCGCGGAACTCGATGGCTGGGTCGAGAAGCAGTATCAGGCGATCTTCAATCCGCCCAAGCCGAAGCCGGGCCCGAAGCCGAAGCCCAAGCCGCCCATGTCGCTCGACGCACTTCCGGCCGAGTGCCGACAGGTGCTGGTGTCGCGCTAA
- a CDS encoding alpha/beta hydrolase, producing MSAKPTIVLVHGFWGGAAHWSKVIVELARKGHSELRAVEMPLTSLVDDAERTRKMVKQQAGPVLLVGHSYGGAVITEAGDLPNVAGLVYIAAFAPDAGESPGGISQATPPAAIANLSPDSDGYLWINYDKFHESFCQDLTADEALAMAVAQKAPLASTFGDTITAPAWKAKPSWYQLSTDDRMIHPDNQYRMAERMKPRRILTLDASHASLASRAGEVAALIDEAAREVAKV from the coding sequence ATGAGTGCCAAGCCGACCATCGTTCTCGTTCATGGCTTCTGGGGCGGAGCCGCTCACTGGAGCAAGGTCATCGTCGAGCTGGCCCGGAAGGGCCATTCCGAGCTCCGTGCGGTCGAGATGCCGCTGACCTCGCTCGTCGACGATGCCGAGCGCACGCGCAAGATGGTGAAGCAGCAGGCGGGGCCGGTGCTGCTGGTTGGCCACTCCTATGGCGGTGCCGTCATCACTGAAGCCGGCGACCTGCCGAATGTCGCAGGTCTCGTCTACATCGCCGCCTTCGCACCGGATGCGGGCGAGAGCCCGGGCGGCATCAGCCAGGCGACGCCGCCGGCGGCGATCGCCAATCTTTCTCCCGACAGCGACGGCTATCTCTGGATCAACTACGACAAGTTCCACGAGAGCTTCTGCCAGGACCTGACCGCCGACGAGGCGCTCGCCATGGCCGTGGCGCAGAAGGCGCCGCTGGCGTCGACCTTCGGTGATACGATCACGGCACCAGCCTGGAAGGCGAAGCCGAGCTGGTATCAGCTCTCCACCGACGATCGGATGATCCATCCGGACAACCAGTATCGCATGGCCGAGCGGATGAAGCCGCGCCGCATCCTGACACTCGATGCCAGCCACGCCTCCCTGGCCTCGCGGGCAGGCGAGGTGGCCGCCCTGATCGACGAAGCCGCTCGCGAGGTTGCCAAGGTCTGA
- a CDS encoding extensin family protein, producing the protein MRRVHLTLLALGVIGAGLAGCGKFQKPQRAPWRDQAEAQCLSSGQVQLSAYVSLRGKAIDGPGTCGMEKPLKVAAFANGSVALTSNATLACPVVATTDKWFTEVVQPAAMNVLGAQVIEIRAGSYSCRAMNNGTGTSRTSEHAFGNAVDVFSFRLNDNRVVTVKDGWRGAPEEQAFLREIFVGACEHFSTVLGPGADPMHYDHFHIDLARHSKGRHICKPVIKYEPNYNLPPPDPARPDRMALQQQQQDTRQSLPPPMVAGGSGGLLRQPSGGLRPPGAVSGGYPVAHQQHGGLDGQRRYIEEEAPQMSQRYQPQPTPSEMRGPLQLPGSTPPTEELIVGDEEGNGIIDSAQPGEEPPINPRNDPFAYRPQGQQTGSIRR; encoded by the coding sequence ATGCGTCGCGTTCATCTCACTCTCCTCGCGCTCGGCGTCATCGGCGCCGGCCTTGCCGGCTGCGGCAAGTTCCAGAAGCCGCAGCGCGCGCCCTGGCGTGACCAGGCTGAAGCCCAGTGCCTGTCCTCGGGCCAGGTGCAGCTCTCCGCCTATGTCAGCCTGCGCGGCAAGGCGATCGATGGCCCCGGCACCTGCGGCATGGAGAAGCCGCTCAAGGTCGCGGCCTTCGCCAATGGCAGCGTCGCGCTGACCAGCAATGCGACCCTGGCCTGCCCGGTGGTTGCCACCACCGACAAATGGTTCACCGAGGTGGTGCAGCCGGCAGCGATGAATGTGCTCGGCGCGCAGGTGATCGAGATCCGCGCCGGCTCCTATTCCTGCCGCGCCATGAACAACGGCACCGGCACGAGCCGCACCTCCGAGCATGCCTTCGGCAATGCCGTCGACGTCTTTTCCTTCCGGCTGAACGACAACCGCGTCGTCACCGTGAAGGATGGCTGGCGCGGCGCGCCCGAGGAACAAGCCTTCCTGCGCGAGATCTTCGTTGGTGCCTGCGAGCATTTCTCGACCGTGCTCGGCCCCGGCGCCGATCCGATGCACTACGACCATTTCCATATCGACCTGGCGCGCCACTCCAAGGGCCGGCACATCTGCAAGCCGGTGATCAAGTACGAGCCCAACTACAACCTGCCGCCGCCGGACCCGGCGCGGCCGGATCGGATGGCGCTGCAACAGCAGCAACAGGATACGCGCCAGAGCCTGCCGCCGCCGATGGTGGCGGGCGGATCGGGTGGCCTGCTGCGCCAGCCGAGCGGCGGCCTGCGTCCACCCGGCGCGGTCAGCGGCGGCTATCCGGTCGCGCACCAGCAGCATGGCGGGCTCGACGGCCAGCGGCGCTATATCGAGGAGGAGGCGCCGCAGATGAGCCAGCGCTACCAGCCGCAGCCGACGCCGAGCGAGATGCGCGGACCGCTGCAGCTGCCGGGCTCGACGCCACCGACGGAGGAGCTGATCGTCGGCGACGAGGAAGGCAACGGCATCATCGACAGCGCCCAGCCGGGCGAGGAGCCGCCGATCAATCCGCGCAACGACCCCTTCGCCTACCGGCCGCAGGGCCAGCAGACCGGATCGATCCGGCGGTGA
- a CDS encoding glutathione S-transferase N-terminal domain-containing protein, whose amino-acid sequence MPDLSAFPITQRWPAQHPDRLQLYSLPTPNGVKVSIMLEETGISYEPHLIDIGKNESWTPEFLSLNPNGKIPAIIDPNGPGGKPFGLFESGAILVYLADKAGKFLPVDPARRYETLQWVFFQMAAIGPMFGQVGFFHKFAGREYEDKRPRDRYANESKRLLGVLETRLAGGDWLMGDEYTIADIATLGWVRNIVGFYGAGELVEYDKLKLVPKWLERGLARPAVQRGLEIPKRPG is encoded by the coding sequence ATGCCTGATCTTTCCGCTTTTCCGATCACGCAGCGCTGGCCGGCCCAGCATCCCGACCGGCTCCAGCTCTATTCGCTCCCGACGCCCAATGGCGTGAAGGTCTCGATCATGCTGGAGGAGACCGGCATCTCCTATGAGCCGCACCTGATCGACATCGGCAAGAACGAGAGCTGGACGCCGGAATTCCTCTCGCTCAACCCGAACGGCAAGATTCCCGCGATCATCGATCCCAATGGCCCCGGCGGAAAGCCGTTCGGCCTGTTCGAATCTGGCGCGATCCTGGTCTATCTCGCCGACAAGGCCGGCAAGTTCCTCCCCGTCGATCCGGCCCGCCGTTATGAGACCCTGCAATGGGTCTTCTTCCAGATGGCGGCGATCGGCCCGATGTTCGGCCAGGTCGGCTTCTTCCATAAGTTCGCCGGCCGCGAATACGAGGACAAGCGCCCGCGCGACCGCTACGCCAATGAGAGCAAGCGACTGCTCGGCGTGCTCGAGACGAGGCTTGCCGGGGGCGACTGGCTGATGGGCGACGAGTACACCATCGCCGACATCGCGACGCTCGGCTGGGTCCGCAATATCGTCGGCTTCTACGGCGCCGGCGAACTGGTCGAGTACGACAAGCTCAAGCTCGTCCCGAAATGGCTGGAGCGTGGACTTGCGCGTCCGGCGGTGCAGCGCGGGCTGGAGATCCCGAAGCGGCCGGGCTGA
- a CDS encoding ABC transporter ATP-binding protein codes for MSATAASAASIQGRGIVKTFGSFTAVDGLTLDIRSGEFVSLIGPSGCGKSTFMLMAAGLIPTSGGELLVNGKPLTEPLTDIGIVFQDHLLLEFRTALENVMLQAEIRGLPLAPARERALELFAKLGISHAADRYPKQLSGGMRQRVSIARALIHNPSVLMMDEPFGALDAITRTQIRHDLEMLWLETAKTVVFITHSIEEAIGLSDRVLVMSPTPGRVVDEIKIELPRPRPAHLGDYPSFNAYADRIHDAFRRFGVIKY; via the coding sequence GTGAGCGCGACGGCCGCCAGCGCCGCCTCGATCCAGGGGCGCGGCATCGTCAAGACCTTCGGCAGCTTCACGGCCGTCGATGGCCTGACGCTCGACATCCGAAGCGGCGAATTCGTCAGCCTGATCGGCCCGTCCGGCTGCGGCAAGAGCACCTTCATGCTGATGGCGGCCGGGCTGATCCCGACCAGCGGCGGCGAATTGCTGGTCAACGGCAAGCCGCTCACCGAGCCGCTGACCGATATCGGCATCGTCTTCCAGGACCACCTGCTGCTGGAATTTCGAACAGCACTTGAAAACGTCATGCTGCAGGCCGAAATCCGCGGCCTGCCGCTGGCGCCGGCCAGGGAACGGGCGCTCGAGCTTTTCGCCAAGCTCGGCATCAGCCATGCGGCCGACCGCTATCCGAAGCAGCTCTCCGGCGGCATGCGCCAGCGCGTCTCGATCGCACGCGCGCTGATCCACAACCCGTCGGTGCTGATGATGGACGAGCCCTTCGGGGCGCTCGATGCGATCACCCGCACGCAGATCCGCCACGATCTCGAAATGCTCTGGCTGGAGACGGCCAAGACGGTGGTCTTCATTACTCATTCGATCGAAGAGGCGATCGGCCTCTCCGACCGGGTGCTGGTGATGTCGCCGACGCCCGGGCGGGTCGTCGACGAGATCAAGATCGAACTGCCGCGGCCACGCCCGGCCCATCTCGGCGACTATCCGAGCTTCAACGCCTATGCAGATCGCATCCATGATGCGTTCCGGCGGTTCGGCGTGATCAAGTATTGA
- a CDS encoding ABC transporter substrate-binding protein codes for MNRRTLLTSAAILALSSGIAFAQTGKPMKITLNFLAAAPNAGFMMAKQMGLYEKAGINLTIEEGKGSGTTAQMVATGQTDVGFADAPAAMQLRTKGAPVKIVAPVLQTNGFAIIALEESGIASPKDLVGKKLAVQPGTAQTTLLDAILASNGIDKGKVDVINIDPGAFVGALLEKKVDAILGGADFHSVQIRERGFKVRDIFYRDVGVPTVGLSIIARDDKIKADAELYKKFIEASLQGWDAARKNPDAAADAVVAQFPSVKKAQVLAQFDVVNKLLCAPGATSLGKVPEKNWSVSFDLLTQYLGLPKDKPISDYYTTELLPASAPACS; via the coding sequence ATGAACCGCAGAACGTTGCTGACCAGCGCAGCCATCCTCGCCCTGAGCAGCGGCATCGCCTTCGCCCAAACCGGCAAGCCGATGAAGATCACGCTGAACTTCCTCGCCGCCGCGCCCAATGCCGGCTTCATGATGGCCAAGCAGATGGGCCTCTACGAGAAGGCCGGCATCAACCTGACGATCGAGGAAGGCAAGGGCTCGGGCACCACCGCGCAGATGGTCGCCACAGGACAGACCGATGTCGGCTTCGCCGATGCGCCAGCGGCGATGCAATTGCGGACGAAGGGCGCGCCGGTGAAGATCGTCGCGCCGGTGCTGCAGACCAATGGCTTTGCCATCATCGCGCTGGAGGAGAGCGGCATCGCCTCGCCGAAGGACCTCGTCGGCAAGAAGCTCGCGGTTCAGCCCGGCACGGCCCAGACGACGCTGCTCGACGCGATCCTCGCCAGCAACGGCATCGACAAGGGCAAGGTCGACGTCATCAACATCGATCCCGGCGCCTTCGTCGGCGCGCTGCTTGAGAAGAAGGTCGACGCCATCCTCGGCGGCGCCGATTTCCACTCGGTGCAGATCCGCGAACGCGGCTTCAAGGTCCGCGACATCTTCTACCGCGATGTCGGCGTGCCCACCGTCGGGCTCTCGATCATCGCCCGCGACGACAAGATCAAGGCCGATGCCGAGCTCTACAAGAAGTTCATCGAGGCGAGCCTCCAGGGTTGGGACGCCGCCCGCAAGAACCCGGACGCGGCGGCCGATGCCGTCGTCGCGCAATTCCCCTCGGTGAAGAAGGCGCAGGTGCTGGCGCAGTTCGACGTCGTCAACAAGCTGCTCTGCGCACCCGGCGCGACCTCGCTCGGCAAGGTCCCGGAGAAGAACTGGAGCGTGAGCTTCGACCTGCTGACGCAGTATCTCGGCCTGCCCAAGGACAAGCCGATCAGCGACTACTACACGACCGAGCTGCTGCCGGCCTCGGCGCCGGCCTGCTCGTGA
- a CDS encoding ABC transporter permease has translation MSSDSATTATTPQAPGKAAAWASAIAWPLASFAVLLIAWQLLVPMAGIPEYILPVPSAFFERLWIDRADIFRHTLVTANEIVLGFLMAAVISIPLGYVIVSVKLLEKAIYPVIVFFQLVPKIAIAPLFVVWFGFGLFPKVLLTFLLCFFPTLVASMTGFRALDERVLYLTRSMGASAWQTFRYVRVPAALAYIFSGLKVSAVFAATGAIVGEFVGANAGLGYLLLRGTSFLDMPLIFACLVALSAVGILFSYLVDWLEVLLMPWQRKG, from the coding sequence ATGAGCAGCGACAGCGCCACCACGGCTACCACGCCACAGGCTCCCGGCAAGGCCGCCGCCTGGGCCTCGGCGATCGCCTGGCCGCTGGCGAGCTTCGCCGTGCTGCTGATCGCCTGGCAGTTGCTGGTGCCGATGGCCGGCATCCCCGAATACATCCTCCCCGTTCCGAGCGCCTTCTTCGAGCGCCTGTGGATCGATCGCGCCGACATCTTCCGGCATACGCTGGTGACGGCGAACGAGATCGTGCTCGGCTTCCTGATGGCGGCGGTGATCTCGATCCCGCTCGGCTATGTCATCGTCTCGGTGAAGCTGCTGGAGAAGGCGATCTATCCGGTGATCGTCTTTTTCCAGCTCGTACCGAAGATCGCGATCGCGCCACTCTTCGTCGTCTGGTTCGGCTTCGGCCTGTTCCCGAAGGTGCTGCTGACCTTCCTGCTCTGCTTCTTCCCGACGCTGGTCGCGAGCATGACGGGCTTCCGCGCCCTGGACGAGCGGGTGCTCTATCTGACCCGTTCGATGGGCGCGTCCGCCTGGCAGACCTTCCGCTATGTCCGGGTGCCGGCGGCGCTGGCCTATATCTTCTCGGGCCTCAAGGTCTCGGCCGTGTTCGCGGCGACGGGCGCGATCGTCGGCGAATTCGTCGGCGCCAATGCCGGCCTCGGCTACCTGCTTCTGCGCGGCACGAGCTTCCTCGACATGCCGCTGATCTTTGCCTGCCTGGTGGCGCTGTCGGCCGTCGGCATCCTGTTCAGCTACCTCGTCGACTGGCTCGAAGTGCTGCTGATGCCCTGGCAGCGCAAGGGCTGA
- a CDS encoding IclR family transcriptional regulator: MTIAAVERAFKLLEALADEADGADLTVLAERLDLPVSATHRLLATLGERGFVTQDPQSGAYGLTLKLSQLAFRNLDLRGLPDAGQIVLDGLARATREYCRLAVIEGESLTWIARAQGATAGLRYEPPMGMGPVLHATATGKAWLASLPEQEALRIVCARGFDGEGRTGPNALGDVDALRQHLGETRSRGYALAVEEGEIGTVAMATTFRAGPDPSAPVAGTLSVAGPLPRMHEVRRSEIATALATAATEMATIWPLRRRQIGALPAVSTEAALRVLPTETSA; encoded by the coding sequence GTGACGATCGCGGCGGTCGAGCGCGCATTCAAGCTGCTGGAGGCGCTGGCCGACGAGGCCGACGGCGCCGACCTGACCGTGCTCGCCGAGCGGCTCGACCTGCCGGTCAGCGCGACCCACAGGCTGCTGGCGACGCTGGGCGAGCGCGGCTTCGTCACGCAGGACCCGCAATCGGGCGCCTACGGACTGACCCTGAAGCTGTCGCAGCTCGCCTTCCGCAATCTCGACCTGCGCGGCCTGCCCGATGCCGGCCAGATCGTGCTGGACGGTCTCGCCCGCGCCACCCGCGAATATTGCCGCCTCGCCGTGATCGAGGGCGAGAGCCTGACCTGGATCGCCCGCGCACAAGGAGCGACCGCCGGTCTGCGCTACGAGCCGCCGATGGGGATGGGGCCTGTTCTGCATGCGACCGCAACGGGCAAGGCCTGGCTCGCCTCGCTGCCGGAGCAGGAGGCGCTGCGCATCGTCTGCGCGCGTGGCTTCGACGGTGAGGGACGCACCGGCCCGAACGCGCTCGGCGATGTCGATGCCTTGAGGCAGCATCTCGGCGAGACCCGCAGCCGCGGCTACGCGCTGGCGGTCGAGGAGGGTGAGATCGGCACCGTCGCGATGGCGACAACCTTCCGGGCCGGGCCGGATCCGAGCGCGCCGGTCGCCGGCACACTCAGCGTCGCCGGGCCGCTGCCGCGCATGCACGAGGTGCGCCGCAGCGAGATCGCGACGGCGCTCGCCACGGCCGCAACGGAGATGGCAACCATCTGGCCGCTCAGGCGGCGGCAGATCGGCGCCCTCCCCGCCGTTTCGACCGAGGCAGCCTTGCGCGTGCTGCCGACAGAGACATCAGCATGA
- a CDS encoding SDR family oxidoreductase, which produces MSTRYDLSGRHAVVTGGAGGLGRGIAHALIEAGASVTLWDQDGDSLAQAIAELGRRASQRQLDIRDLHAVDAAADAVISAHGRIDILVNNAGVLGEVRPIWETTPDNFQRVLQVNLFGAYLVTRAVVGRMLRQEPRRSPDGHPLRGHVVNIASIQGKEGMAMAAAYSASKAGLIALTKSVAKETAKEGIVVTAVTPAAAETAMAKEISAERRADIMSRIPMGRFVEVAEVARLVLWLSSDDCSFSTGGIFDLSGGRATY; this is translated from the coding sequence ATGAGCACGCGCTATGATCTCTCCGGCCGCCATGCGGTCGTCACCGGCGGTGCCGGCGGACTCGGCCGTGGCATCGCCCACGCGCTGATCGAGGCCGGCGCCAGTGTCACCCTCTGGGACCAGGATGGAGACAGCCTGGCGCAGGCCATTGCCGAGCTGGGGCGCCGGGCGAGCCAGCGTCAGCTCGACATTCGCGACCTGCACGCGGTCGATGCGGCGGCCGATGCTGTGATCTCCGCCCATGGCCGCATCGACATCCTGGTCAACAATGCCGGCGTGCTCGGCGAAGTCAGGCCGATCTGGGAGACGACGCCCGACAACTTCCAGCGCGTGCTGCAGGTCAATCTGTTCGGCGCCTATCTGGTGACGCGGGCGGTCGTCGGCCGGATGCTGAGACAGGAGCCCCGGCGCTCGCCGGATGGTCATCCGCTGCGCGGCCATGTCGTCAACATCGCCTCGATCCAGGGCAAGGAAGGCATGGCGATGGCCGCTGCCTATTCCGCCTCGAAGGCAGGCTTGATCGCGCTGACCAAGAGCGTCGCCAAGGAAACGGCGAAGGAGGGCATCGTCGTCACAGCGGTGACGCCCGCCGCCGCCGAGACGGCGATGGCGAAGGAGATTTCGGCCGAGCGGCGCGCCGACATCATGTCGCGCATCCCGATGGGGCGCTTCGTCGAGGTGGCGGAGGTGGCGCGGCTGGTGCTTTGGCTCTCCAGCGACGACTGCTCCTTCTCGACCGGCGGCATCTTCGACCTCTCCGGCGGTCGCGCGACCTACTGA